The DNA segment AGGTTCGCGCAATGGATGATTATAGCCGTGATCGTGACCGACTCAAACTCCTGAGATCGAAGGCAAGACGCTCGTGGCGGCAAAAGATCGGCGCTTCTGCAGAGACCGAGAGCCATCGCCGTGAGATGGATCGAGTGTTACGGCAGCCCGGTGAACATCCTGACAGGACCATGGAACTCACCCGCCGCATGTTCCTTCATAAATCGTTACTTGCCGGTGCCGCCGCCGGCGTCGCCTCAGCGGGATGGTTTCCGTGGCTGAATACCCTCGATTTGGCCTTCGGCGCCGAAGCCTTCAAATTCGTCTGGGTCTCGGACTCCCACCTATACCCAAAAACGCTCAACACTCGTTTTGTCGATAAGGTGACCCGCGCGATGAAAGAAGTCCAAGCCATGTCGCCGCCTGCTGATTTTCTGATCTATGGAGGTGATTTGGCGCAGCTCGGGGACCCGGTCGAGTTGGACCTCGGGGCCGAAATCCTCAAAGAGGTGACCATCAAAAAGGTCTTCATCCCCGGAGAGCACGACTGGTACCTCGATATGGGAATGAAGTGGGAGAAGCTCTTTGGCAACTCCTCCTGGACCTTCGACCACAAAGGGGTCCGCTTTATCGGACTCGATACCGTCAGCCGCGGTCCGGACTATTGGACAGCCAAGAAGATGACCCCCAAAGAGCGGATGGGTCATATGGCGACACTTGATGGGAGTGTAGCCGGCTCCTGGGCCGGTGTCGGTCGCGATCAGCTCTTATGGCTATCCACCACCCTATCCAACTGGCCAAAGAATAGACCGGTCGTCATCTTCAGCCATAACCCGTTGTACGAATACTACCCACCGTGGAACTTCTGGGTGCGGGACTGGCGCGAGGTTCACGAAGTTCTCAAGCCGTTTACCAACGTCACGAATATTCACGGTCATACTCATCAAGTCCTCTATAACGAGATCGGTAAGATGCGTTCGATTGGAATGCTGGCCACCTCCTGGACTTGGCCGTATGCGCCTGAAGGGGTCCCGACTCTCACAAAATGTAAGGTTCGAGTCGATCCCGGGGATCCGTTCGATGGGGTCGGTTGGTCGAAGCTCACCGTGAGCGCCGCAGAAAAACTCGAGAATGACTATGTGATGTGGCGGAAGGATATCCTGGGGGAGACTCCGTGGGACTCGGGATGCGCGGATAACGCCAATCAGATCCTGAGTCCACGACTCGCCGACCGTGAGTGGCCATACTACGGCGCATACAAGTAACCACTGGTTGGTCGCACATCCAAGAGGAGGACCACGATGAAGCGTCTACGTAAGATGAGAACCATATTGGGTGCCTCCCTATGCCTGCTCCTCGTCGTCGCATCCGGACAGAATCCGGCATTCGCCCATAAGGCGAAGCACACGCCTGAGCAACTCAAGGCGTTCGAGCAGGCCTTCCTCGAACAGGTGAAGGTCGGTGATCTGCTTTTCCACGGTGACGGAGACACCCAGAAACGGCTTGACGTGACCCTTTCCAACACCGGGATGGCATGCGCGATGTGTCACCCATTCGCCTCAGACACCCACCCGTACACGTTTCCTAAATTTCAGGAACAAGTCAGCAAGTTTGCAACGCTGCGAGATATGATCAACTGGTGTATCGAGAAGGCGGCCGAGGGCGAGAAGATCGAGGACGATTCGGAAGCCATGAAAGCTCTGGAGACATATATCTATTGGTCTACCCGTGGTTCGAAACTGGAGCCTGGAACACACTGATTCAGCCCACACAGTCTGGATCAGTGTTCGATAACAGACGCAGACAGCAATACAGGCGGGGGGCTTACGTCAATGGGGGGACGCGCGATGTCGAGACGGCACTTCCTCCGTCTCGCCTCCAGCCTGGCAGCGCTCGGGTACACTATACAAGAGGTTGGCCGGCTGGCCGATGCCTTTGCCTCTGAGTTGCCAGGCTCCAACGATCCGAGCGCTTCAACCTGCCGCGATCAGTCGTATTTGCCCAGTCTCCGGGTTCCGCCCGTCACGCGTAATGGCGCGCATGTCCCAATTGTTGCCGAAATGCGCCACCCGATGGAGCCCGATCACTATATCAAGAGTCTCCAGATTCTCAACGAAAGCGATCCGATCCCCTCAAAGGGGATCTTCTACTTCAGCCCGGCCAATGGGCGGGCTTATCTCTCCGTTCAAGCTCGCATGCACAGCGGCGCCTCCGCCGTGCGGGTCATTGCCGAGTGCACCCGCCATGGACGTTGGACAACAAGCCAACCCAT comes from the Candidatus Methylomirabilis tolerans genome and includes:
- a CDS encoding metallophosphoesterase; translated protein: MDRVLRQPGEHPDRTMELTRRMFLHKSLLAGAAAGVASAGWFPWLNTLDLAFGAEAFKFVWVSDSHLYPKTLNTRFVDKVTRAMKEVQAMSPPADFLIYGGDLAQLGDPVELDLGAEILKEVTIKKVFIPGEHDWYLDMGMKWEKLFGNSSWTFDHKGVRFIGLDTVSRGPDYWTAKKMTPKERMGHMATLDGSVAGSWAGVGRDQLLWLSTTLSNWPKNRPVVIFSHNPLYEYYPPWNFWVRDWREVHEVLKPFTNVTNIHGHTHQVLYNEIGKMRSIGMLATSWTWPYAPEGVPTLTKCKVRVDPGDPFDGVGWSKLTVSAAEKLENDYVMWRKDILGETPWDSGCADNANQILSPRLADREWPYYGAYK
- a CDS encoding thiosulfate oxidation carrier complex protein SoxZ; its protein translation is MSRRHFLRLASSLAALGYTIQEVGRLADAFASELPGSNDPSASTCRDQSYLPSLRVPPVTRNGAHVPIVAEMRHPMEPDHYIKSLQILNESDPIPSKGIFYFSPANGRAYLSVQARMHSGASAVRVIAECTRHGRWTTSQPITIPEGGGGCATAAEGGDNVLMDDAIRPPVIRIPELVERGKIRQGEIIHVQVKLKHPSRTGLALQGSAFVQTADPFYLKEMKVLYGDRLVSRYEMTPAISDSPFMTFTLRVMEESTVRIVVTNSRGQQFETSHKIVLA